AATTAAAAAAATCACACTGAATAGCGTGATTTTTATTGAGCGGAAGACGGGGGTCGAACCCGCGACATTCAGCTTGGAAGGCTGACGCTCTACCAACTGAGCTACTTCCGCAATTTTGTCTCCAAAATTATTGGTAAACGCTGTGCAAAAATAAGAAAACAAATCTAATCTTGCAAGTTTTTTTTAATATAAAATGTGGGGAGAGCAGGATTCGAACCTACGAAGCCGAAGCAACTGAGTTACAGTCAGTCCCATTTAGCCACTCTGGAATCTCCCCAGATATTTTATATTAAAATGAGCCTCCAGAGGGATTCGAACCCACGACCCCGAGATTACAAATCACGTGCTCTGGCCAACTGAGCTATGGAGGCATTTTAATAATTGACTGAAAGTGATAGAGAAACTCTACTCTACACGTTTCAGTGTTAAAAAAAATCACTTTTAAAATGTGATTTAATTGAGCGGAAGACGGGGGTCGAACCCGCGACATTCAGCTTGGAAGGCTGACGCTCTACCAACTGAGCTACTTCCGCAATTTTGTTTCCAAAACTATTGGTAAACGCTGTGCAAAACTAAGAAATTTAATTTAATCTTGCAAGTTTTTTTTATAAAAATATAAAGTGGGGAGAGCAGGATTCGAACCTACGAAGCCGAAGCAACTGAGTTACAGTCAGTCCCATTTAGCCACTCTGGAATCTCCCCAAAATTTTATATTTTATGAGCCTCCAGAGGGATTCGAACCCACGACCCCGAGATTACAAATCACGTGCTCTGGCCAACTGAGCTATGGAGGCAAATATAAAAAAGAATTCAAAAGATCGCTGTTCCTTTTTTGCGAGTGCAAATATAGAACGGATTTTTTGAATTCTCAAATATTTTATAAACTTTTTTTAACTTTTTTTTCTAAGCCATTTCTTTTTTCTTGATTAGTAGCTTTTTAGCTGTATCAACACAAAGGTCCAAACTTTCTTCAAAACTTGCAGAAGTCTTCTTTACCACGATATCATCACCTGGAACGGCTAAAATAAGCTCAGCTGTTTTATTGGCTTTATCAGCATTGTTTTCTACTTTTAGAAATATTTTACACTCTTGAATTTTGTCATAGAATGTATCTAATTTGCTAACTTTTTTGTCAATGTGTGACTCTAGTGGTTCGTGTGGTGTTAAACCAATTGATTGAACTGAAATCTTCATAATTCTTCTTTTTTTGATGCTCGAGGGTGAGCCTGATTAAACACTTTTTTCAATTGTTCAATATTAGCATTCGTATAGACTTGAGTACTGGCAAGACTGGAATGCCCTAATATTTTCTTTACTTTGGAGATCTCCGCCCCATTATCCAATACGTGAGTAGCAAAGCTATGACGAAGGATGTGAGGACTTTTTTTTTCTTTCGTTGTTATAAGACTAAGGTACTTATTAACTACCACATAAACAAATTTTTCGCTGAGTTTTTTCCCTTTCTTATTTACAAAAAAATATGATTCATATTCTGTCTGAGGCTTTCTTATTTCCTGATAACTTTTAAGAAGCTTAGACAAATCCCCGGAAATAGGAATTACCCTTTCTTTATTCCCTTTTCCGACTACTTTTAATTCATATTCGTTTAAATCAACATGCTCAAATATCAGGCCACAAAGCTCTGCTTTTCTCATACCGGTTTGATAAAGGACTTCCATGATGCACTTTTCCAGCAAATCCTGTACCTGCCCGAATACCCGGTCATTCAGATCCCCCATTTCCTCCTTAGACATAGGAATCTGCTTCTCTGCATAAAATTTCAGGGAAGAAATACCCTCAGTAGGAGAAACCTTAATTTCGCCTATCTTTAAAAGGAAAAGATAAAAACTTCGGAGTGATGATAACTTTCTGTTGATACTTCTTTTGGAAATATTGTTTTCACTTAGCTCAACGATGAAATTTCTGATGATTTTCTTGTCGGCCTTACTTACATCTTCAGACGACTCTGTTCGGAGATAGAAATGAAAAAAGTCATCAAGGTCTTTTTTGTAGCTTGTAATGGTGTGAGGTGAGTACCTCTTTTCGAATTGTAGATATTCTAAGAACTTATCCAGCATGGGTGTAAAAACAAAAATTCACTTCTCAAATATAAGAATTTAAGAAGTGAATTAGTATATGGTTAAGAAAAAATCTTAAGCCTGCTCTTCCTTGCTAAGTGCTCTTTGTTTGTAAGCAGCTTTTAACTTAGATTGTCTCAAAGTTACAGAAGGCTTGATAAACGCTTGTCTAGATCTTAATTGACGAACAGTACCTGTTTTATCAAATTTTCTCTTGTATTTTTTTAAAGCTCTGTCGATGGATTCACCATCTTTTACTGGAATTATTAACATATTTTACATCTCATTTTGGATTGCAAAACTAGACCTTTTTTCTTAAAGTACAAAATATCATCACCTTTTTCTTTAAAAAAATATAATATTCCTTTACTACAAAGGGATTAAACAATAAAGGATACAGCAATATAAAAATACACACATTTTATATCAACTAGCAACCCGAATTAAAACGTTCCTATCCTAGCTCATTGTTTTTCTGATATATTTCAGAGAAATTCTATTTTTATAACTAACCTATCAAACTTTCACCAACCAATACAACTACTACAATTTCTATTAATAACCTTATATCATATATACTATATAACAATTTGACAACAAACTACACCAACATCATCTCTATTATAACCCATCTAGCACTACATGCAGTAAAAGAACTTCAATCCTTAGTCCCAACTAGTTTAAAGGAAATACAATGCAATCAACATATTCAACAGTTATACTATATAATGTAATTACCTACAATAGCTTATTAGTGCAAACTGTTCTGGGAAAAACAAAGAATAAAATTAAAATAGCGACAATTGTACTGACATTTTTCTTGAATATCAGATAACAATTCGCGTTTAATGATTATTATTAAAAAAAGCGACGGGTAGTATTAACGGTATTTAAACAAAATATTCTATCTTTGCATCCACTTAATTAATGGGGTTGACTGGTTTCGACAGCAAGACCAATGGGTAAGTAAGCATGCAGAGAACCGTAGCGCGATCTCTATAATCCCTTGCTACAAAATTTTAACTGGCAACGAAGAGTTCGCTCTTGCAGCTTAATATCGAAGTATAGTAGATCAAGCGTTTTCCCGAAGATTTCAGTAGGGAAGCAAGATATTCCACAAATGCTCTGTTCTGCGGCGTTTGATTCTGGGATATAGGAATGCAGAAATAAGGTTTCGGAAGCTTCGGCTGAAATTCGAAAACTTTAGAAGATAAGTTGAAAGTTGGGTGTCTACTCTCTGCTTTCAATCGAAAACCAATAGTAGAATAAGCATGTAGAAAGCTTATGTATTGCTTGTTTGGACGAGGGTTCGAATCCCTCCAACTCCACTTAAAAACCGCTTTTAACCATTTAAAAGCGGTTTTTATTTTTAACTTGTACTAAAATCGTACTAAATCTTTCTCATAAGACCCAGCATTTCTTTTATTCTATCAACCTTTACTTTTTTTAGACTTGGCAGCTTTAGAATTTCTTTTGTTTTTCCAATTTTGAATATAATCTAATAGAGGTTTTCCTTTTAATGGTAATAGGGTGAATAATTTTATATGCTTTGCAGGCAAAGAATTAACCCTTAATATGATGTTGCATTCTTCTAAATTATCTGTGTAAAATTTATCTAGCACAAACAACTTAGATAATAATTTAGTATCATTTATTAGAACTTTAAATAATTTTTTTTCATCCGTATTATAATCTAATTTGTTATAGAGATAACCTTCTTCAAGTAAAGGATTTCCATACTTTAAAAATGAAATATTACTATTTATATTATCAAAAAAATTTCGGATAACACTTTCAAAATCAACTGTATTTATGGCTGATAAAAACACTATTTTTTGACAATTAAAAATATTATTATGAAGATTTTTACATGAGTCTAAATTACTGAATGAAAAATACCTTTCTTCTTGAGGAGACTTTTTACCATCTTCTTTATGAGTAAAATAAAAATTCAAATCATCATTACTTTCATAATCATTTTTCAAGTAATATTCAAGAGCCTTGATAGTCTGATAGCCAGTAAGAGAAATATCTGTTAAAAAAACTATATTTTCAGGCACAACCTCACTACAAAGCTCATTAAAATTGGAGAGCCAATTAAAAGTCCTACTTTCAAAATTACACTTATCAAGCAACCTTTTAAGACCATTTTCATCATCAAAAGGATTTTTAATAGGAACAAGTATCGTTTTTTGTCCATCCTCTAAATATGCGCTTAAAGTTTCTTGAAAGTATTTAATATGATCCTCAGAAATATAATTATGACGAAACAATACTTCTAAGATTGTTCTATATAAATATTCTAAATTCAAATCATTATCATCCATGTATTGCTTTAATTCACTTCCTGCTATACTCTCGTCATTAAATAAATACAACCAACCAGATATTCTATGTAATAATTCTGACGGATTTTTTAAATGACATGAAAGCATCTTCTTCAACTCCTGAAAATTAGTATACCCTTCAATAATTGAAACTATACTTTCTAAATTATTATTTTTAGGAAATAAACTAATATATGCATCTAAATTTATCTGTTCTGTATTTTCAACAAAAACACTATTATATAATACTTTCCTTCTATTAATACGATCATAGCATTTAGATATTTCATTTTGAAGAATGTACACGTACAATGTATTACCTTCCTTATATAAATACTGTAAAGCGCCTCTAAGTCTTAAAGCATTAGCAATCTCTTCTAAACTTTCTTCTTGGAAAATATCATAATCATGGTTATATAAATATATTTTTTCAATTTCTGAAGATATTATATCATTTAAATATACTTTATAAGTAATGTCTCTTGAAATAGGATGTTCAGTATCCTCAACTCTAATATTATTTTTTACAAATTTTGAAATTTCAATAGAATTTTCTGTTTTAGAATCTAAGAATAATCCTGTAATATAAATTTCTTTCAAAATTTGAGAAAAATTTATATTATTATCAGGTACTTGTTCCATAAAAATTTCCAAAGAATCTATTATTGTCTGATATAGTTCTAAAAGATTATTATCTTTAATTATCAACTTTTCATTAATAGAAAACAATAAATCTAAATCTACATTATCATCTTTATAGCAATCAAAATGAATTTTTAGATAATTTATGACATCTTTAAGCCCATTATCAAATGTTGAGCATAATTCAAATACTGTAGTACTCCAAATTGATTGGTATTGAAATATTGTTAATTCATCAGTTATAATATTATCAACAAATCTTTGAATAAATTCAATTTTAAACTCATCATTCATTTCAAATAAAGGAGATGTCGGATAGAATCTTGTATTCAATTCATTTAGTGTAAAATTAAATTTTGAATTATTTTGCACCAAATTAATAGTATCTAACCTAGAAATTATTTCTTCCATAGTTTGCCAATAAGTAGCAATATTTACATCAGCTATAACACCTTTAAAATCGGTTATTCTTTCATAATCAGAATAAAATGGGATAATAGGTAAATTTGATAAACTTTCGTATGGTTTATAAAAAATTGGGAATGTCTTATATTTTGAATTAAAATCCATGTGAATATCTATTACAGACTTTAATTTTTTAATAAACACACAAAAATTAGGAGCAACCAAAATTTTATTTAAATTTTCAGTTGAAACTGTATATTCAATTTCTTTTGTTTCCTCCAAAGAAGAATCAATATCTAAATAATCATATTTTTTAATTTCTATATTTTCGTAAACTTTTTTCACAAAAATCTTCTCGCCATTCTTTAATACAATTAATCCGTTTAATGCTATATTTTTCAAACTAATATCATTAGTATCTGGATATAATAATGCAGTCATATCTTTTATCCAGCCATAAAATAATGACTCATCCGCATCAATTTCTTCTAATACATCTCTCTTAAAATGAGTGAAGTGATTAACCTGATCCTTTTTAAAAAGCATCATAATAAGCAGATTTCTATACTGCTCTAAAAACTCATTTAGACAAAAATACTCACCTATTTTCGAACCCCTTTTATTTGAAAGGATAAGTGAATAACTATTATTAGAAAAGTCTTCATAGTGCAAATCGGATATTTTATCTACCCATAAAAACTGATGTTTTTTATCTTGATATTCCCCTTGCTCAACTGAGATTTCTAACAACAATTTCCAAGAAGCAATAAGGTTGTTATTATCTTCTGATTTTTCAAATAAAGTTAAAAAAGATATTATTTGATAGTACGCTTTTAGGTCTTCTTCATTTTTGAGAAAATTGTGATTATTCTTTTTCCATTCTGAAAATCTTAAAAATAAATAACTTGCAAAAACATTTAAAAAATCAGTAGTTTGACTTTGTGTAAGTATTATTTTATTTACTTCAGCTAATAAAATAATATCATTAAATGATTCCAATTTTTTTTCCATCAAATCCCAATGTGAAACATCTAACTTGAGGTCAGGTTGTGCTAAAGCGGAAAACATAATTTTTTCAGAATAATTTAGTGTTATGGTATTATTAGTTTTTAAAGATAAAATAGCAGTCAATAATTTATCTGCATCGCTTAAATCTCTCCTATCATATATATTCTCTATCAAAATTTTAATATGTTCAGTATGTGAAGATAAATCGTCTTGATATAACAAAATTGTATTTAAAAAATGACTTAGAGATAAACCTGTTAATTTATTTGCACTTTCTGTTAGTGACCAAAATTCATCAGGAAAATTAGAAATCAGATTATTATAGAATAAAAAATATAGAGCTCCTCTACCAGTATCTGTAAATGGTATTTTCTTCGCAAGCTTCTTCTTTATGCTATTTAAACGTCTATCATTATCAAATTGGTTGTAAAAAAATCTAAGATTATCTTTCAATCCAAATTTAACATCGTCCGTCAAAATTTCAAGCTTAGAGATAGCTTCTTGAATTTCTGTTTGGGATAAAACATTTTTATTCTTGTTTGCATTATTTATATCATATTTTATATCATCTTTAAATTTCTGATATTCCCCAGAATCTGCATAAGTTTGAACATTTACTATTTTAGTTTTACTATCATTATATTGTAGCCCATTTATTGATAACCATTCGTGCATATTTTCAAATAGCTTTTTAGCTCTGTCTTCATTTTCTACAAAAATGAAAATATCATCAACAAAACGATAATAAAACTCCCTCTTCTGATCCGATATAAATATTTTTTCAACTAAGGTATCTAAGCTACCCAAATATAATTCTGCTAAATACCTCGCAAACACAGGACCTTGTGGTAAGCCCACTTTCGAATTTTCAGTTGTTTTAATTGAAAGATCAATTAGATAACTAATTATATTTCTATACTTAATAATATCTTCATTAGATAACTCTTTCAATTTATTTTTAATTGGAAGAGGTGCTTCTTCAAAAAGTTTTATCTTTAATCTTTGAAGATCAATTTTATCGTAGAAACTTTTTATATCTAACTTTATCAGATAATAATTCGAATATTCTAAATTAAAAAGGATACTCTCTATTTTTCGAGTATATTTTGCCCAATTAATAAACCAGTTAGTAAAAATATTATTTTTATAAAAACTACTAGAAAATTCATACCCATAAGAATTACCAGAAATCTCACTATAGTATAGGGTATTTAGAACAAAAATAAAGTATATTGAAATTATATTATTTAAAGGATCTATATTAAATAATTTACGAATTTTTGAATTTTCTTTTCTTTCGAACTTATATTTATCAATATCAAAGATGTAACCTCCTTTATATATTTCTTCAATACTTTTCTTTACAACCTCAAAATCAATTGTATTAATTGTTTCCAACTGAGGAAATAACGGAACTTCATCATTTTTTAATGAATATTGATATAAAGACTTTCGTATTTTGTTAAAAAGGTTAAAATCAATATTTATAATTCTATAATCGGAGATCT
This genomic interval from Chryseobacterium joostei contains the following:
- the rpsU gene encoding 30S ribosomal protein S21, translating into MLIIPVKDGESIDRALKKYKRKFDKTGTVRQLRSRQAFIKPSVTLRQSKLKAAYKQRALSKEEQA
- a CDS encoding HPF/RaiA family ribosome-associated protein; its protein translation is MKISVQSIGLTPHEPLESHIDKKVSKLDTFYDKIQECKIFLKVENNADKANKTAELILAVPGDDIVVKKTSASFEESLDLCVDTAKKLLIKKKEMA
- a CDS encoding reverse transcriptase domain-containing protein yields the protein MDNSDNLYRILSDKLFSIFYVDDLKYGRQQENGSYKLIKERITPVTIEDMLRNQKSLLTYQELHIVDTAFIKWICIDLDISKKEIDENKINPSNLRDVKTAAEIVVEFLNEKNIPHLVEFSGRRGFHIWIFFERLVTKSDGYNLINYIYFNVKDKFASDIAVDKFPKVPFVNKYSKGVGSGIKLPLSQNKGSNKLSFFVNINEEFDFEVDNWLSIPSEKFLQKQLEILSQAQPASIKIIESVLSDFAKTDSLPRNSYYKVKKASKIADNLSLEEIISSLSQCEHLKLIFNDFEKGLDNKERSILVGLLGQLQTQENINFGQELLLEIFSRVRGFNKEITLKNIETLKYLKPITCKSLGRCSSCFQCKTVSPVELIKGVSLEKISDYRIINIDFNLFNKIRKSLYQYSLKNDEVPLFPQLETINTIDFEVVKKSIEEIYKGGYIFDIDKYKFERKENSKIRKLFNIDPLNNIISIYFIFVLNTLYYSEISGNSYGYEFSSSFYKNNIFTNWFINWAKYTRKIESILFNLEYSNYYLIKLDIKSFYDKIDLQRLKIKLFEEAPLPIKNKLKELSNEDIIKYRNIISYLIDLSIKTTENSKVGLPQGPVFARYLAELYLGSLDTLVEKIFISDQKREFYYRFVDDIFIFVENEDRAKKLFENMHEWLSINGLQYNDSKTKIVNVQTYADSGEYQKFKDDIKYDINNANKNKNVLSQTEIQEAISKLEILTDDVKFGLKDNLRFFYNQFDNDRRLNSIKKKLAKKIPFTDTGRGALYFLFYNNLISNFPDEFWSLTESANKLTGLSLSHFLNTILLYQDDLSSHTEHIKILIENIYDRRDLSDADKLLTAILSLKTNNTITLNYSEKIMFSALAQPDLKLDVSHWDLMEKKLESFNDIILLAEVNKIILTQSQTTDFLNVFASYLFLRFSEWKKNNHNFLKNEEDLKAYYQIISFLTLFEKSEDNNNLIASWKLLLEISVEQGEYQDKKHQFLWVDKISDLHYEDFSNNSYSLILSNKRGSKIGEYFCLNEFLEQYRNLLIMMLFKKDQVNHFTHFKRDVLEEIDADESLFYGWIKDMTALLYPDTNDISLKNIALNGLIVLKNGEKIFVKKVYENIEIKKYDYLDIDSSLEETKEIEYTVSTENLNKILVAPNFCVFIKKLKSVIDIHMDFNSKYKTFPIFYKPYESLSNLPIIPFYSDYERITDFKGVIADVNIATYWQTMEEIISRLDTINLVQNNSKFNFTLNELNTRFYPTSPLFEMNDEFKIEFIQRFVDNIITDELTIFQYQSIWSTTVFELCSTFDNGLKDVINYLKIHFDCYKDDNVDLDLLFSINEKLIIKDNNLLELYQTIIDSLEIFMEQVPDNNINFSQILKEIYITGLFLDSKTENSIEISKFVKNNIRVEDTEHPISRDITYKVYLNDIISSEIEKIYLYNHDYDIFQEESLEEIANALRLRGALQYLYKEGNTLYVYILQNEISKCYDRINRRKVLYNSVFVENTEQINLDAYISLFPKNNNLESIVSIIEGYTNFQELKKMLSCHLKNPSELLHRISGWLYLFNDESIAGSELKQYMDDNDLNLEYLYRTILEVLFRHNYISEDHIKYFQETLSAYLEDGQKTILVPIKNPFDDENGLKRLLDKCNFESRTFNWLSNFNELCSEVVPENIVFLTDISLTGYQTIKALEYYLKNDYESNDDLNFYFTHKEDGKKSPQEERYFSFSNLDSCKNLHNNIFNCQKIVFLSAINTVDFESVIRNFFDNINSNISFLKYGNPLLEEGYLYNKLDYNTDEKKLFKVLINDTKLLSKLFVLDKFYTDNLEECNIILRVNSLPAKHIKLFTLLPLKGKPLLDYIQNWKNKRNSKAAKSKKSKG
- a CDS encoding tyrosine-type recombinase/integrase, whose protein sequence is MLDKFLEYLQFEKRYSPHTITSYKKDLDDFFHFYLRTESSEDVSKADKKIIRNFIVELSENNISKRSINRKLSSLRSFYLFLLKIGEIKVSPTEGISSLKFYAEKQIPMSKEEMGDLNDRVFGQVQDLLEKCIMEVLYQTGMRKAELCGLIFEHVDLNEYELKVVGKGNKERVIPISGDLSKLLKSYQEIRKPQTEYESYFFVNKKGKKLSEKFVYVVVNKYLSLITTKEKKSPHILRHSFATHVLDNGAEISKVKKILGHSSLASTQVYTNANIEQLKKVFNQAHPRASKKEEL